Proteins co-encoded in one Arachis hypogaea cultivar Tifrunner chromosome 13, arahy.Tifrunner.gnm2.J5K5, whole genome shotgun sequence genomic window:
- the LOC112735492 gene encoding F-box/kelch-repeat protein At3g23880-like, whose amino-acid sequence MRMSDKWVELVGCSSERLPGNLVLEILWRVPATGLVHLKRVCRSWRTLISSPEFAREHLKRSTAGLLASDARIAYASQFSHLRRIGFLPLHSLFHNPSSPAAKVVSCYDIVGSCHGLLCLFDTVSKSRVMLWNPCTGFTSKWRQTSAPIMSCGFGYDHVNGKYKFLAVVKNEYGALVSKIFTFGVNHWNRILGGSLIYSVTELKGLFVSGTFNWLVSRPRGSVILYLDLGRETYGELSLPERDPDDNIRIIPVIGVLRNCLSVCFDHKKTHWAVWLRNNRSWTQFAMIPHHPQITNRFGVASLRILYVSDDDVLLLEKGQNAGLFLYYLNDGRIAFPMIHSFSDDFVGMPMSKQIGPTTLLVYYPSLLSPIHL is encoded by the coding sequence ATGAGAATGAGCGATAAGTGGGTGGAATTGGTAGGTTGTTCGAGCGAAAGGCTTCCGGGGAACCTGGTACTGGAAATCCTGTGGCGTGTTCCAGCGACGGGTCTGGTTCATTTAAAGAGAGTGTGCAGATCATGGAGAACCCTAATATCCAGCCCCGAATTCGCCAGAGAGCACCTTAAGCGCTCAACTGCAGGTCTGCTAGCCTCGGACGCACGAATAGCCTATGCAAGCCAGTTCTCCCACCTAAGAAGAATTGGATTTTTGCCCTTACACTCTCTGTTCCATAATCCATCATCGCCTGCTGCTAAAGTGGTTAGCTGCTACGATATTGTTGGTTCCTGCCACGGCTTGTTGTGTTTGTTCGATACGGTTTCCAAATCTCGTGTTATGTTGTGGAACCCCTGTACGGGGTTCACATCGAAATGGCGGCAAACGAGTGCACCTATCATGTCGTGCGGCTTTGGCTATGATCACGTCAATGGCAAGTACAAGTTTCTTGCGGTTGTGAAGAATGAATACGGTGCACTTGTGAGCAAGATTTTCACGTTTGGTGTGAATCATTGGAACAGAATTCTAGGTGGCTCATTAATTTACAGCGTCACTGAGCTTAAGGGGTTATTTGTGAGCGGCACTTTTAACTGGTTGGTTTCTCGGCCTAGGGGGTCCGTAATACTTTACCTTGATTTGGGCAGGGAAACTTATGGTGAGTTGTCTCTTCCAGAAAGGGATCCGGATGATAATATCAGAATAATACCCGTCATAGGTGTCTTGAGGAACTGCCTCTCTGTTTGCTTCGACCATAAGAAAACTCATTGGGCTGTGTGGCTTAGGAATAACCGATCTTGGACTCAATTCGCCATGATCCCCCACCACCCCCAAATCACTAATCGTTTTGGAGTTGCATCTTTACGGATCCTCTACGTCTCCGACGATGATGTTCTTCTTCTCGAGAAAGGCCAAAACGCCGGGTTATTTCTGTATTACTTAAATGATGGGAGGATAGCTTTTCCTATGATTCATAGCTTCAGCGATGACTTCGTAGGAATGCCTATGTCTAAGCAAATAGGTCCAACGACTTTACTTGTTTATTATCCAAGCTTGCTTTCACCCATTCATCTTTAG
- the LOC112733793 gene encoding uncharacterized protein, whose product MHPPLTLHKHPMCAEIIELFQKCHVEHPVGKFFGECTDLKIKLDRCFRQEKALKRKANFEESKKFKEQLRAFRKENAVSGSQ is encoded by the exons ATGCATCCTCCCTTAACGTTACACAAGCACCCAATGTGCGCTGAA ATTATTGAGCTGTTCCAGAAGTGTCATGTGGAACACCCTGTTGGGAAATTCTTTGGTGAATGTACAGATTTGAAAATAAAGTTGGATCGCTGTTTTAGACAAGAA AAAGCTCTAAAGCGAAAGGCCAACTTTGAAGAGAGCAAAAAGTTCAAGGAGCAACTTCGAGCTTTTAGGAAAGAAAATGCTGTAAGTGGCAGTCAATAG
- the LOC112736054 gene encoding CASP-like protein 2A2, with translation MEKKENAAASPMGMGGVSSRDEEVACNSTTMRASETCLRLLSIPLCVSALLLMLKNSQQNEYGSVAYTDIAAFRYLVNVNGICAGYSLLSALFIAAMPRHYSTISRAWTFFFLDQVVTYMIVVGGAMSTEVLYLAEYGGAATTWSSACGSFGRFCHKLTASIAITYASVGCYVLLSLMSSYKLFTNYDAPPIRSPITAIHIVAFHASPN, from the exons atggagaagaaagaaaatgcagcAGCATCTCCTATGGGAATGGGAGGAGTATCTAGCAGGGACGAAGAGGTAGCATGCAACTCCACCACCATGCGTGCTTCTGAGACCTGCCTCCGTCTTCTTTCCATTCCTCTATGCGTCTCTGCATTACTCCTTATGCTTAAAAACTCTCAACAAAATGAATATGGATCCGTCGCCTACACTGATATTGCAGCTTTCAG GTATTTGGTGAATGTGAATGGCATATGTGCAGGTTACTCACTGCTTTCAGCACTATTCATTGCTGCTATGCCTCGCCATTATTCCACTATATCTCGTGCTTGGACTTTCTTCTTCCTTGACCAG GTGGTAACATACATGATTGTGGTGGGTGGAGCCATGTCAACAGAGGTGCTGTACCTGGCCGAGTATGGAGGCGCTGCAACAACATGGAGCTCTGCATGTGGCTCTTTTGGTAGATTCTGTCACAAGCTCACAGCATCCATAGCCATCACATATGCTTCTGTAGGTTGCTATGTGTTGCTGTCACTCATGTCTTCCTACAAACTATTCACCAACTATGATGCGCCACCTATAAGGAGCCCCATTACTGCCATTCACATTGTGGCTTTCCATGCCTCGCCCAATTAG